acttcagctggtaatacagcttccattccatacatgagtgaatatggcgttgccccagtcgatgtccggatagaagtccgatatgccattaatgcataaggcaacttttcatgccaatcgtgatgcctttcagtcattttgcggataatcttcttcaaattcttgtttgcggcttctacagctccattcatctgatgcctataaatggcagagttgcggtgtctgatcttgaactgctcgcatagtccatctaccatgtcattgttcagattcttggcattgtctgtaataagcgtttcgggtactccaaagcgacagatgatgtgatctctcacGAAATTGGCCACTACCTTCTTCGttacatgtttgaatgactccgcttcaacccatttagtaaagtactcaattgccaccaatataaatcgatgtccatttgaagcgggaggatcaattgtaccaatcacgtccataccccacattgaacagggccatgaGGCGGTCATACTATGCAATTCAGTGGGCGGAGCGTGTATAACGTCACCGTacatttgacattttatacatcttcggacaaaatctatacaatcacgctccatagtaagccagaagtatccggttctcatgattttctttgctaacaaatggccattcatgtgaggtccacaaacgccactatgcacttctttcatcatatattgagcttcgtcttcatcaatgcaccttaagaggttcaaatctgaggttcGTTTGTACAAAACTTCTCCactcaagaaaaattttgaagccattctacgcaggaaactcttgtcctttgtactagcatgcagagggtaggacccagttttgagaaactccttaATATCATTATACCAAGGCATATTGTCCGAGGACTTGTATAcaacccaacagtgggcaggcttgtcttgaagttgaatctgGATTGGTTCGATCCTCAATTTATCTGGATACTGGATCATAGAAGCTAAGGTGGCCAAAGAATCagcaaatgcgtttcgggctTGCGGGAGATGTCcgaactccaaattttgaaattgcttggccagagtgagcagactacaatggtagggcaaaatttttgaatctttggttatccactgcttcaaggtttggtgcacgagcaaatctgaatcactgaaagctaccaactctttgatttccatttctaaagccattttgagaccaaaaatgcaggcttcatattcaaccatgttgtttgtgcaagcaaattgcaatttggcagcggcagggtagtgcttcccttcgggtgaaaccaaaacagctccaattccagctccgagagaattcgaagctccatcgaagaaaagcctccattcagagCTTTGCTCACTTATATCGTCTGTGGCGCCTACAAATAAGACTTTCtcatcagggaaataagtatgaagtggttgataatcatcatcccttggattttctgccaaatgatcagctatagcttgccccttgacagccttctgtgaagtgaaaacaatatcgaactctgagagaattatctgccatttagccAGACGTCTAGTtagcatcggcttctccaagagatacttcaaaggatcagatcgggaaataagataagtggtaAGGCTCAACAGGTAGTGTTTCAACTTTTGAGCtacccaggccaatgcacagcagcttttctcaatgaatgaataattagcctcatactgcgtgaacttcttgcttagatagtaaatggcttgctCCTTCCTTCCGGAGTCATCATGCTGCCCGAGGACACAACCAACTACTTTTTCAAGCACAGATAGGTACATGATTAATGGTCGACCCGGCTTGGGTGGCACCAAAACTGGCGGATGTAACAAATAATCCTTGATTTTATCAAAAGCTTGTTGGCATTCTTCACTCCAATACAATGGCACATTCTTTCTTAacaatttgaacaacggctcgcatgtggcagttaaCTGGGCAATGAAActcccaataaaattgatctttcctaagaaacttttcacgtccttctgagttttcggcactggcatatctcgaattgctttgattttcactggatctatctctatgcctcttttactaacaatgaatcccaacagcttaccAGCTGGTGCTCCAAAAGCACATTTCGTAGGATTtagcttcaaattgtactttcgCAACCTTTCGAATAgcttcttcaaatcaaccaaatggttctctgcccttttagacttgattatgatgtcatccacgtagacctccatctcccggtggatcatatcatgaaacagggtggtcatggtcctttgataagtagctccggcattctttaaaccaaatggcatcacccggtagcaaaatgtgccccaaggggtgataaaagcagtcttctccctatcctcttctgccatcaaaatctgGTGGTATCCAGCGAAACAATcacaaaaagattcaatctcatgcccagcggtattgtctaagagaatgtgaatatttggcagaggaaaatcatctttaggactggccttattgaggtctctataatcaacacaaactcgcacctctccattcttttttggaacagggactggattcgaaagccaaatagggtaatgggaaacaatgataatgttggttttgagttgtttttcaatttgctcttttattttgaggctcatatctgatttgaattttcggggtttttgttttacgggtggaaaagtaAGGTCTGTGGGCAACTTATGCactaccacatcagttgaaataccagtcatatcatcataggaccatgcgaatacatcctggaacacagtcaaaaattcaagcatctcctttttctgcctctcattcaaacgaatactaatttgcacctccttaacttcatctttagtgccaatgttaaccttttctgtttcttccaggttcggttttggtttctcctcatattgttcaaagtcctttgcaaaagaatcgaatacctcctcattatcactctcgctttggagctCGGATTCCCaaacctccaagtcgtgagtgatatagagattgccattattgaattccagaatagtgatatccaaagggtcgaataattttatttttggccatctgaaagaattaacgaatgtgggataataagcaaacaaacatacaacaaagaaatgaacaagcaatatgacaaacgaataaacaaaacaacatgacaagaaccacttgtgcattttcataaaacctttgattgaaagcgaaaacaaaaagaaagcaagcggAAACAATATTTACATATGCGAATTTTAGTCAAAGgtaaagatgctttcattagctatttacagatgcagaagtattttcatgaattcgcaTGAATGACGAACTCCTTtaggtttaccgaaactccttctgaatgggcagaaactcggctgtccaattggaaattgatccttcagggATGTCGGGAAACTCGGCCTCATCTGGGAAACtgtcttcaaatgttgccccaacgaaTAATTGGGCCAAACTAGTTTCGATTCCGTCAACTGGGTTAATCTCTGACGTGATCATCTCGGTTGGTCGTGTAAAAGTATAATACAGTGGTGGAATATCAAGGGCCTTTTGCCTGCCTTCTTTCTCTGCTCTCTTgcgttccttcatttctttgatGTCTTTAGCGGTTGGTCGGAAACCCAAACCGAATGAATCCTTTTTCTCCACATTTTCCACTGGTTTCAGAATTCCTTGTAGATCACGTCCCAGCCCTTTGTCAAACTCATATCCTCCGCGGATCATTTTCTTAGCCATTATGACACTGGCCTTTGACAGAGCTCATTCCTCTTTTGTtatccaacttacggagacGATATCAGCTGTGCTATGAGGGGTCACTGTGGCGTTTCGGCTACCATCTTCTTTGGACCCAGAATCAGCAATCACGAGGCAATCCTCCTCGGCAAAGATAGTTATCAATTTGTCATTTACTATGAATTTCAACAATTGATGCAATGAAGAAGGCACAGCCCCGGACTTATGAATCCACGGCCTTCCAAGCAAAACATTGTAAACACTAGGAAAGTGCATAACTTGGCAAGCTATTTGAAACTGTGCGGGCCCCATCTCGACTACTAAATCCACTTCTCCTATAGGTTCTCTTTGTGCTCCATCAAAATCTCTAACTATGGTCGCTGAAGGCCTTAGCTTCATATCttgcaaccctagcttttccaagGTACTCCAAGGGCAGATATTAAGCGCAGATCCATTGTCAATCAACACCTTTGGCAAAATTTTCCCGTTGCACCTCACAGCTATGTACAGAGCcttgttatgtccaatgccttccGCCGGTAACTCATCATCagagaaagtgatttgttttgtaaataacaCACTCCCAACTATATGTGAGAAATTAGCAACCGAAATGTCCTTAGGGATTTGAGCTTTGGTCAACACTTCGAGCAACGCATCCCTATGCATATCCGAAGAAAAGAGCAGATCCAACATGGATATTTGGGCGGGCGACTTGCTTAGCTTCTCGACTACATTATATTCGCTTCTTTGGAGCCTTTTAAGAAAATCCAAGGCCTCCTTCTCAGTAATTGTTGGTTTAGCGGGCAGCGCGGGGTTATTTGTTTGAATCGGAACGGTAGCTCCAAACGGACTTGCAATCCTCCCTGATCTAGTGACCACTGACACCTCTTCTTTGGCAACTgatttttctccaatttgtaTGGCAGGTTCATCGTAGTTCCATGGCACTCGCTGCAAACTTAGAACAGGCTCCTGCTCTGGGAATTCGATGACCACTGGCTCCAAAGCCTTGCTCTCAGCTAGAGTgagatccaaaataaaaggCCTTTTATCCTCCTCAAATGGCACCTCTATTACAAATGGTTGGTCTGTGACCTCAAACACCTCAGCTTCCCTTGCCAATTTCTAGACTTGCTCCTCATACTCTGCGTCGTCCAGAATGACCCCAATGGTATTAGTGTGTTCCGGCAAGGGGTTCCTATTTATATTCGGCCCTTGTGCCTCCTTTTTCCTATTTATATTCGGCTTCAATCAGATCTTGAATTCTATGCTTAAGAGCCTTGCAATCAACAGTTGAATGTCTGGgtgcccctgaatgataagcacagacggCTTGTGGGTTATACCCAGCGTATATGCCATATGGATAGGTCGGAGGGGGTACCGTGCCAATCTTTTCGGCGGCCTTCAActggtcatacaattggtctagAGGCCTGCCTAAATCGGTAAATGTACGGTTACGGGGTTggttgtaaggttcaggaggttgaggatggctataaacaggtctatttgggggaggaaatcttgggttatatggagggcgaggtcggttttggggtggatttggttgagagatttgaaaaggggctaaaGGTGGGTTAGGATAGCTTGGGTGAGGTCGAGGGTGATGGatattggtagtatatacatggtgcgggtttgaataataagggtaatgtggttggtaggttggattgtgttggtatcggggtTTGGGTGAAGGGTTATGGTTCCAGATAAACGTTGcctccccctctttctttttaaactgcGGCTTCTTTCCACTACTCCCTTGCTCTTGCAAAGCTTCTACTTGTGATTTTAGGGCAGAGACGTTAACAATTTTTCCGGCTCTTACAAAATCATCATACTCTTCGAGTTTATTCACAATCGCAGCAAATGTACACCCAGTCATACGGAAGATTTCTTCGAAGTATGGAGGATCATGCACCTTTATGAAAGTGCGAATAATTTCATCTTCAGTCATCGGAAGCTCAACCTTGGCAGCTATCTTCCTCCATCTTTTGGCgtatgtcttatgatcttcagatggtcgcCTCTTGGTGCCTTCCAAAGTAGTTCTGGTCGGTGCTAGCTCGCAGTTATATTCGTATTGTCTGATGAAGGCGTTGGACAGGTCAAGCCAAGTCTTCACCTCCTCTGGCTTTAAGTTTGAATACCAATCAAGGGCGTCTCCTTCTAGACTCTCTGGAAATAACCTTAATGGCAAGTTTTCGTCATCCACCGGTCTGCCCAACTTGTTGCAAACAAACGCAAGTGTGTCTTCGGGTTGCCCGTACCATCATATTTATTGAACTTCGGGGTCTTGAACCCCACGGACAGCTGTACATTTGGAAACAGGCACAGATCATCGTAGTCTAACAccccttgtttgcttaaaccttggcttttcctGATGAACTCATCGAAACGATCCAACCGCTTAAGTAACTTCATATCAACCGGGGCAGACAATTCTCCCacttctggcttggtttgaacagtgtGCTCCGGCACAACAGGCTCTGCGGTAGGCTGATAAAAAGCTTGTGGATCCAGAGGCATGTTTGGACCACcttgaggctgaaatccttgcccataggaaggatagaacggaggattttgagtataagTATACTGCGGGTTGAAAACTccctcaaaagtggtttgaattggAGGGATGACAAATGGTTTGGATTCCGGTTGTTTGACGGGCGCAGGCTCGGGCTGCACTCCACTACTAATGAGCTCGTCGATCAACTTCTTTTGGAcggccatctcagacgccatttccccaaatttggtgagtaattcagtcaactgaaccccgggaCTTGTGGCTTCCAGCTGGGTAATTGCAGCGGTCTTATCAGACGATTCTGgctgagtactcatgtctacacgattcctttggactttacttcgggatcgcttaataatggggcttttccgagaagctattttgaaattttacctGAGGATGCAAAAGACatctttagataaaccaatcgttACTAGCTTTCTGCAACttattcaaaaaaagaaaaagaaaaagacatgagttagtgaTTGTTCAAACAATTCAGATGCATGTCCTAcggggggaccctttttgtgccaagggtaggcctaggatgatgcaacaccttcgaaaTGGGACCTATAACacaaacctgtttttgacaaCAATTCCCAATGAGTGCAAAAGAAAAATCGCTTTCATTGATAAACTtgccaatatttacatcatgTCACGAAGACGATTCCGTACAAGATTGCCAAAACTTCTGAACCTATCTAATACAGAGTCCTTTGTTTCCCTAGCATATGGAATTCTAACACGTTCAGTTTGGTCATACAATTCTCCGCATTTCCTTTTCAGCTCTTGACGCTTTTCTCGTTCATTTTCGTACAATTGCTTGTGTTGCTCTGCTATCCCTTTGTATGTTTCGACAGACTTACTTAACTGCAGAATTTCCTTATCCTTTGCTTCGACAATGGCTTTCAACCTTTTCACCTCCTCAGCGGGctcatcttgaatttcttgcgcAGCGGATCTTCTTACCCAGCCTTCGTATTGTGTAGTGGTCAAACCCTTTTGCTTGAGTTCCGGGATGTATTGAAATCTCTCGTCATCCGACAGTGTCACCCATGCCTCGATAATCTGGTCTTTCATAGGGAGCTCGTTTGGGCACATTCCTTTACTGAAAACGACGGTAAGCTTACTCATATCAACCACAGGCGGCACTTCTTGTGTACGTCCTAACTGTCTGAGGAATCTCTTTGGAGTGTATGCGGCGATTCCTTGGGTACCCAATAGGAGAACAAAATCTGACACTTTAGTGCGGAGTATCGGCCTAAGGCAAATCGTCCAGTCTAACACCCACCTAATGTCTTGATCTGGCAACATCTCTAAGTATTTGACACATTCAACTGCATCGTTCGGCAGACCCCCTTCGTTGACTCGCTTATGATGCGTGATTACCCAGTTATACCCCGCTACTGGCAAACTTTCCGGAACGGACGCTCGTCTCTTAAAATGTTCTAGGGCCCAGATATGCAAAACTATATTAGCCCCGTAGAAGAACTTTTCCCCTTTCTGGCAGTTGGTACAAGCTAGAAAAATGTCCGCAAGGATGGTCGGGATTATGGTGCATTGTTTACTTCGGATTCCTGAAAAGAGGTCTTGTATAACCTTTGCTACCTTGAAAGCTATTTTCTGATCTCTTCTCGGGAAGAAATAAACTCCCGCCATAACTATTGCATACACCACTGGCCTTTTGCGTTCCCAAACATCCTTGGATGTGAATGAAAAATCCTCCCTATATCTCTCGAACCCATTTCGTAGTGCAAAATGCTCAAACAAAGTGTTCACGGGGACTCCCTGATCCGACCCTCGCAATACAGCCTCTCTCAATCCTATGATCTTGCAAAATTTTATCTTGTCTGAAACGTATGGGAAAATCAAGGTGGTTCCATGCAAAGGTAAATTGAAGAGGCCGGCTATTTCCTCAAGTGTCACTGTCATGTGCTTATTGCCTACCCTAAAGGCCGAACATTTCGGATCCCACAGATGTACTAATGCCTCTACTAGATAGCCATTGGGCTTGATCTCCTTAAGGTCTCCAATTGGCCCTAAATATCGAGCTACTTGATGTAATTCGCTAGGTAGCATAAGGGCAGGCCATCTTTGAATCTCGGCCGACGGTACCAACAACTGGTAGATTCGACGGGGGCACTCCatctaaaaatggaaaaggCGGGTTGTCAATTACCTTACCTACGAGTCCCATTCTCCGGTTGGTaagaatttaaacgtgcaatccCTTGAAGGGTTATGTACCCATGGGAACAATCAAGGTGAGTTTAATCCTAATagcgggatcccctaaatggcattccccttctagggtttatgcatgatgccagtttattaaagcgataaaacatgCAGTTTGAAACGAAAtatgacctaagggaccctttatttgccagggtaagcctaaaatgatatggcattattaatctaagaatgcaatataccaaaatctttaaacgtgcaatagcctatctacaagggtaagttctaaaagaaggtcatgccagatctcttatttgctagggtttgtgaatgcaatggggacaaaaccaagaaagttagttcagccagataaatacacataacacattgtagcaacaagataaagcaataaaaccaatacaaagaaataaagcaataaaagggaaaaggggttggatccctcccctcgtgaatagtgtccctaccagggtaaggcagactctaccctaggtaaactatcatggatgcatgagactggggctcactaatgcatctagactcgataggttttaggtccccgagccttcagacttggaagccaagggtcatcaatcccacgGTTCTttatcggtggctcgagcgattccccagacattgctacgcacacatcatgtcacggctacatgtcatgagtgaatctatcaaaaatcctcaaccttcaactaaaagctaaagcctatgaacccaaagcttaaaatggaagattgagtgacccctcggatcatgctacgcacacattgtgtcgcgatcacaagtccaagtgagtcgcctaaaatcctaatagggtggagtggcgtgacaagccactaaaagaaaaaataaatgaggggaaacaaataaagcgtatgcacgtatgctagtgctcgtttggaggggagggatcaagaaccaacgcgaggctctagggtaatatcccccacccaaatgcaatgcaaagcac
This portion of the Coffea arabica cultivar ET-39 chromosome 2e, Coffea Arabica ET-39 HiFi, whole genome shotgun sequence genome encodes:
- the LOC140036342 gene encoding uncharacterized protein → MPLDPQAFYQPTAEPVVPEHTVQTKPEVGELSAPVDMKLLKRLDRFDEFIRKSQGLSKQGVLDYDDLCLFPNVQLSVGFKTPKFNKYDESLEGDALDWYSNLKPEEVKTWLDLSNAFIRQYEYNCELAPTRTTLEGTKRRPSEDHKTYAKRWRKIAAKVELPMTEDEIIRTFIKVHDPPYFEEIFRMTGCTFAAIVNKLEEYDDFVRAGKIVNVSALKSQVEALQEQGSSGKKPQFKKKEGEKLAREAEVFEVTDQPFVIEVPFEEDKRPFILDLTLAESKALEPVVIEFPEQEPVLSLQRVPWNYDEPAIQIGEKSVAKEEVSVVTRSGRIASPFGATVPIQTNNPALPAKPTITEKEALDFLKRLQRSEYNVVEKLSKSPAQISMLDLLFSSDMHRDALLEVLTKAQIPKDISVANFSHIVGSVLFTKQITFSDDELPAEGIGHNKALYIAVRCNGKILPKVLIDNGSALNICPWSTLEKLGLQDMKLRPSATIVRDFDGAQREPIGEVDLVVEMGPAQFQIACQVMHFPSVYNVLLGRPWIHKSGAVPSSLHQLLKFIVNDKLITIFAEEDCLVIADSGSKEDGSRNATVTPHSTADIVSVSWITKEE